A single genomic interval of Dromiciops gliroides isolate mDroGli1 chromosome 1, mDroGli1.pri, whole genome shotgun sequence harbors:
- the LOC122749771 gene encoding protein canopy homolog 2-like: MDDDGGGDGDDDDLTMIIQALVDELEWEIAQVDPKKTIQMGSFHINPDSSQSFVEVSYARSEAHLTKLLEQVCEQMKEYGEQADSTTHRKNYIRVVSQDKRTNELDMEGIQIDGDVRASLKFACESIVEEYEDELIEFFS, from the exons atggatgatgatggtggtggtgatggtgatgatgacgacTTGACCATGATCATACA GGCTCTTGTGGATGAGCTAGAGTGGGAAATTGCCCAAGTAGACCCCAAGAAGACCATCCAGATGGGGTCCTTTCATATCAACCCTGATAGCAGCCAGTCATTTGTGGAGGTGTCTTATGCCCGCTCAGAAGCCCACTTGACAAAACTGCTGGAACAGGTTTGTGAGCAAATGAAGGAATATGGGGAACAGGCTGACTCTACCACTCATCGAAAGAATTACATCCGGGTAGTGAGCCAGGACAAGAGAACTAATGAGCTGGACATGGAGGGCATTCAAATTGATGGAGACGTCAGAGCCAGCCTCAAGTTTGCATGTGAGAGCATTGTAGAAGAATATGAGGATGAGCTCATTGAGTTCTTCTCCTGA